The Phyllopteryx taeniolatus isolate TA_2022b chromosome 9, UOR_Ptae_1.2, whole genome shotgun sequence genome contains a region encoding:
- the ipo9 gene encoding importin-9: MNAVRSGSVAGPVQQGLKEALMETLTAILSPVQEVRAVAEEQIKVLEVTEEFGVHLAELTVDPLGALAIRQLASVILKQYVETHWCSHSEKFRPPETTDQAKAAIRSLLPGGLRESISKVRSSVAYAVSAIAHWDWPEAWPQLFTLLMEMLVSGDVSAVHGAMRVLTEFTREVTDTQMPLVAPVILPEMYKIFTMAEMYSIRTRSRAVEIFTTCANLICAIEELEKGAAKALIFPVVQQFTEAFVQALQMPDGPSSDSGLKMEVLKAITALVQNFPKPMVSSMQQILPIVWNTLTESAAFYVRTEVNYTEEVDDPVDSDGEVLGFENLVFSIFDFVHTLMEKNKFKSTVKKALPELIYYIILYMQMTEDQIKVWSSNPHQFVEDEDDDTLSYTVRISAQDLLLAVAAEFQNESAAALAAAATRHLQEAEQAKNSGNEHWWKIHEACMLALGSVKSIITENVKDGRIQFDMHGFLAGVVLADLNLATVSPFLLGRALWAASRFTAAMSPELIQQFLQATVSGLHDSQPPSVRVSSVRAIWGYCDQLKLSENTHILQPFLPSVLEGLVQLATQFNSEVLALVMETLCIVCTFDPAFTTSAENKICPLTIAVFLKYSNDPVVASLAQGIFKELSQIEGCQGPMQIRLIPTLVSIMQAPADKIPTGLCATAIDTLTTVVRNTKPPLSEMLVCQAFPVMAQCTLRTDDNTVMQNGGECLRAYVSIALEQIAQWRDDQGNSGVWYVMQVVNLLLDPRTSEFTAIFVGRLVSTLISRAGTQLGEQLDQILRAILSKMQQAETLSVMQSLIMVFAHLVHSQLEPLLDFLCSLPGPTGKPALEFVMTEWMSRQHLFYGQYEGKVSTVALCKLLQYSLNTDDKRLQDIMVKGEEIYNPAEGIRTRSKSAKNPERWTNIPLLVKIFKLIINELSTVVEANASRANPADWSQDSSSMCEEEEEEGDEDDDEEGGLAGQLISDLIGSNKYDDDYYDDDDEDDPDALNDPLDQIDLQAYLTDFLTQFAQQPCYSMFSGHLNNNERQTLQSIGL; this comes from the exons ATGAACGCTGTTCGGTCGGGTTCGGTGGCCGGCCCGGTCCAGCAGGGGCTAAAAGAGGCTCTCATGGAGACCCTGACGGCCATCCTGTCTCCGGTTCAAGAAGTGCGCGCAGTCGCCGAGGAGCAGATTAAAGTGCTGGAAGTGACGGAAG AGTTTGGTGTCCACTTGGCAGAACTCACAGTTGACCCTCTAGGAGCACTTGCCATCCGTCAG TTGGCGTCAGTCATCCTGAAGCAGTATGTTGAAACTCACTGGTGTTCCCACTCCGAGAAGTTCCGGCCCCCCGAAACCACCGACCAG GCCAAAGCCGCCATCAGGAGCTTGCTGCCCGGTGGCCTGCGCGAATCCATCAGCAAGGTGCGTTCCAGCGTCGCTTACGCTGTGTCCGCCATTGCCCACTGGGACTGGCCCGAGGCCTGGCCGCAGCTTTTCACCCTGCTGATGGAAATGTTGGTCAGCGGCGACGTCAGCGCCGTGCATGGGGCCATGAGGGTCCTAACAG AGTTCACTCGAGAAGTGACAGACACACAAATGCCGCTTGTGGCTCCCGTAATTTTACCCGAGATGTACAAAATCTTCACCATGGCCGAG ATGTACAGCATTCGTACCCGTTCCAGAGCCGTGGagatcttcaccacctgtgccaaCCTCATCTGTGCTATTGAGGAGCTTGAAAAG GGTGCAGCCAAAGCCTTGATCTTCCCTGTAGTGCAGCAGTTTACAGAAGCATTTGTGCAGGCCCTGCAGATGCCCGACGGACCCTCTTCCGATAGTGGCCTGAAGATGGAGGTCCTCAAG GCGATAACCGCGTTGGTTCAGAACTTTCCAAAGCCCATGGTGTCTTCCATGCAGCAGATTCTGCCCATCGTTTGGAACACGCTGACTGAAAGTGCAGCTTT TTATGTCAGAACGGAAGTCAACTACACAGAGGAAGTGGACGATCCTGTCGACTCAGACG GTGAAGTCTTGGGCTTTGAGAATCTGGTCTTCAGCATCTTCGATTTTGTGCACACGCTGATGGAGAAGAACAAGTTCAAGAGCACGGTGAAGAAGGCcctgcccgagctcatctattACATCATCCTCTACATGCAGATGACGGAGGACCAG ATCAAAGTGTGGtcgtccaaccctcaccagttTGTGGAGGATGAGGACGACGACACCCTCTCCTACACTGTCAGGATCTCTGCTCAGGACCTGCTGCTG GCGGTTGCTGCCGAGTTCCAGAATGAGAGCGCAGCAGCGTTGGCAGCGGCGGCCACCAGACACCTCCAGGAGGCGGAGCAGGCCAAAAACAGCGGCAATGAGCACTG GTGGAAGATCCATGAGGCCTGCATGTTGGCACTTGGCTCAGTCAAAAGCATAATCACTGAGAATGTGAAAGACGGTCGCATCCAGTTTGACATGCACGGCTTCTTGGCTGGTGTTGTCTTGGCTGACCTCAACCTGGCAA CGGTGTCACCCTTCCTCCTCGGCCGTGCTTTGTGGGCGGCCAGTCGCTTCACCGCCGCCATGTCGCCTGAGCTCATTCAGCAGTTCTTGCAGGCCACCGTGAGCGGCCTCCATGACAGCCAGCCGCCATCTGTGCGCGTATCTTCGGTCAGGGCCATCTGGGG GTATTGTGACCAGCTGAAGCTGTCTGAGAACACGCATATCCTGCAGCCCTTCCTGCCCAGCGTCCTGGAGGGGCTGGTCCAGCTGGCCACGCAGTTCAACTCTGAGGTGTTGGCGCTGGTCATGGAGACACTTTGCATCGTTTGCACCTTCGACCCAGCCTTCACTACTAGCGCCGAGAACAAGATCTGCCCCCTCACCATCGCCGTGTTCCTCAAATACAGCAACG ACCCGGTGGTGGCTTCCCTGGCCCAGGGCATCTTCAAGGAACTGTCCCAGATCGAAGGCTGTCAGGGACCCATGCAGATACGTCTCATCCCTACGCTGGTCAGCATCATGCAGGCCCCTGCTGACAAAATCCCGACTGGACTGTGTGCT ACAGCCATCGACACTCTGACCACGGTTGTGCGCAACACCAAGCCGCCTCTTTCCGAGATGCTGGTGTGCCAGGCATTCCCTGTGATGGCACAGTGCACCTTACGCACTGACGACAATACTGTCATGCAG AACGGCGGCGAGTGTTTACGGGCATACGTCTCGATCGCCCTGGAACAGATTGCCCAGTGGCGCGACGACCAAGGGAACAGCGGTGTGTGGTATGTCATGCAGGTGGTAAACCTGTTGCTGGACCCCAGGACCTCGGAGTTCACCGCCATATTCGTTGGAAGGCTGGTGTCCACGCTTATCTCCCGGGCTGGCACACAGCTCGGCGAACAGCTTGACCAGATTCTGCGAGCCATCCTGAGCAAGATGCAGCAAGCGGAGACTCTGAGTGTCATGCAG TCTCTTATTATGGTATTTGCCCACCTGGTTCACTCCCAGCTGGAGCCCCTGTTGGATTTCCTCTGCAGTCTTCCGGGCCCGACAGGAAAACCTGCACTGGAATTCGTCATGACCGAGTGGATGAGCAGGCAGCACCTCTTCTATGGACAGTACGAGGGTAAAGTCAG CACGGTAGCTCTTTGTAAACTGCTGCAGTACAGCCTCAACACAGATGACAAACGTCTCCAGGACATCATGGTGAAGGGAGAAGAGATTTACAACCCCGCGGAAGGCATCCGGACTCGCTCCAAATCAGCCAAGA ATCCGGAGCGCTGGACCAACATTCCTTTGCTGGTGAAAATTTTTAAACTGATCATCAATGAGCTGTCAACTGTCGTGGAGGCCAACGCCAGCCGAGCCAACCCAGCCGACTGGAGCCAAG ATTCCAGCAGCATgtgtgaggaggaagaggaagaaggcgatgaggatgatgatgaggaaggAGGGCTGGCAGGGCAGCTGATATCAGACCTTATTGGCTCCAATAAATATG ATGATGACTAttatgacgacgacgatgaggATGATCCCGATGCCTTAAACGATCCCTTAGACCAAATTGACCTGCAG GCATACCTGACTGACTTCCTGACCCAGTTTGCCCAGCAGCCGTGCTACAGCATGTTCTCAGGTCACCTCAACAACAACGAGAGACAAACGCTGCAGTCTATAGGCCTCTAG